The Nitrospinaceae bacterium genome window below encodes:
- a CDS encoding DHH family phosphoesterase, giving the protein MKLIEKMSHSDCPTSQFFNPGTQNHRNYFHEPASVRTLIMKQKVPTPKDLWEGNLEQAASIIESHHTFLFSADIDPDSVGSMVSLSLYLRMLGKQVYLIISNSLGENLSFMEKMIEYNGIHTLRTPEEISWVKNTVDAVIFCDTANTKLVPFFPFIWEHLLSRAIPVIELDHHFGADSEKLADRGVTLFRKANATTEIIGELLKKLHKKHPDKPHPFNQRNIVISLLTGILGDTVGGRVVPNRQSYVQWVSSLGNKLKRNTRWRKPNGVRPGDDRKTKFGKPQQILEYLNRLSEEQKNCIKALKERMVVDKEVCSLNLLNSTYSEVQDVCRPYSSPWFAYILFFLLDQIPDTSGKLGLIYFHGKNADDRDCIYIKMRRASDYSGVDLRTTECQLRAVFGGKYMGGGGHPGAVSFRIHPHDENEFIAKFEQVVDGLKNNIV; this is encoded by the coding sequence GTGAAACTCATTGAAAAAATGAGCCATAGCGATTGCCCGACCAGCCAGTTTTTTAACCCCGGAACGCAGAACCACCGCAATTATTTTCACGAACCCGCATCAGTCCGAACCCTCATAATGAAACAAAAAGTTCCAACTCCAAAAGATCTGTGGGAGGGAAATCTGGAGCAGGCCGCTTCCATCATTGAATCACATCATACCTTCCTGTTCAGTGCCGATATTGACCCGGACTCGGTAGGGTCCATGGTGTCGCTTTCCCTCTATTTGAGGATGCTTGGAAAACAGGTGTATCTGATCATCTCCAATTCTTTGGGTGAAAACCTGAGTTTCATGGAAAAAATGATCGAATACAACGGGATTCACACGCTCCGAACCCCTGAAGAAATTTCCTGGGTCAAGAATACGGTTGATGCGGTCATTTTCTGCGATACAGCCAACACCAAGCTGGTTCCCTTTTTCCCCTTTATTTGGGAGCACCTGCTTTCACGCGCGATTCCGGTGATTGAGCTCGACCACCATTTTGGAGCCGACAGCGAAAAACTGGCGGATCGCGGAGTGACTCTTTTCCGCAAAGCCAACGCCACCACGGAAATCATCGGCGAACTTCTTAAAAAGCTGCATAAGAAACACCCCGACAAGCCGCATCCTTTCAACCAGAGAAACATTGTCATCAGCCTATTGACCGGTATCCTGGGTGATACCGTGGGGGGGCGGGTGGTGCCTAACCGGCAAAGTTATGTTCAATGGGTCAGTTCGCTAGGCAACAAGCTAAAAAGGAATACGCGTTGGAGAAAGCCGAACGGTGTCCGCCCCGGCGACGACAGGAAAACCAAATTCGGAAAACCCCAACAGATACTGGAATATCTGAACCGGCTGTCCGAGGAACAGAAAAACTGTATTAAAGCCTTGAAAGAGCGAATGGTGGTGGACAAAGAGGTGTGTTCCTTAAACCTTTTAAACTCGACCTATTCCGAGGTTCAGGATGTCTGCCGGCCCTACAGCTCGCCCTGGTTCGCGTATATCCTGTTTTTTTTGCTGGACCAGATCCCCGACACGTCAGGCAAGTTAGGGCTCATTTATTTTCACGGTAAAAATGCCGACGACCGCGACTGCATTTATATCAAAATGCGCCGCGCCAGCGATTATTCCGGGGTCGACCTTAGAACCACCGAATGCCAGTTGCGAGCCGTATTCGGTGGGAAATACATGGGTGGCGGCGGCCATCCCGGAGCGGTCTCCTTTCGCATTCATCCGCACGATGAAAATGAGTTTATCGCCAAATTTGAGCAAGTGGTGGACGGCCTCAAGAACAACATCGTTTAA
- the vgb gene encoding virginiamycin B lyase produces MSRQKRSIFVDFTFAMLFAAVFLAGSLAQAVTIHEYVTPTPDSSPAGLAFDGEGNLWFTEINGNKIGKIDPAEAKPGTSQGVVEFDLPNANSQPNGIIVAQNGMVWFSEMSGNRIGRLDPATGKIKEYAIPTPKSEPHKLVEGPKGGIWFAEFEADKIARLDPVTGTFEEYQVNPGHPHDLVIRDQQVWYSQGGKFWARIFFNKMASLDIKTREVQEIVIPPENSVPHGVTLDAAGNIWFTQFFAHKISRLEPSAAPKIVDYPIPGKRKGPHDLAVDDKKGWVWFVLNHADSIGRLDLSRAKPGTGQGIEEFKIPTKGSHPNSLALDREGNVWFTEMGHFFRGQYHNKIGKLIP; encoded by the coding sequence ATGTCCAGACAAAAGCGATCCATTTTTGTTGATTTTACCTTTGCGATGTTGTTCGCGGCGGTTTTCCTCGCTGGATCCTTGGCGCAGGCCGTGACTATCCATGAATATGTGACTCCCACCCCGGACAGCAGTCCGGCGGGGCTGGCTTTTGACGGTGAAGGAAACCTGTGGTTTACGGAAATCAATGGCAATAAAATCGGGAAGATCGATCCGGCTGAGGCCAAACCCGGCACATCTCAGGGAGTCGTGGAATTCGATCTGCCAAACGCCAACAGTCAGCCAAACGGCATCATTGTGGCCCAAAACGGCATGGTTTGGTTTTCCGAAATGAGCGGCAACCGGATTGGGCGGCTGGACCCGGCTACCGGAAAAATTAAAGAATACGCCATACCCACCCCAAAGAGCGAACCGCACAAGCTGGTAGAGGGGCCAAAAGGCGGTATCTGGTTTGCCGAATTCGAGGCCGATAAAATCGCCCGGCTGGACCCTGTAACAGGAACCTTTGAAGAATACCAGGTCAATCCCGGTCATCCGCACGATCTGGTGATTCGAGACCAGCAGGTCTGGTATTCGCAGGGCGGAAAGTTCTGGGCGCGGATTTTTTTCAACAAGATGGCCTCTCTGGATATTAAAACCCGCGAGGTTCAGGAAATTGTGATTCCACCGGAAAACTCCGTGCCGCATGGCGTCACCCTGGATGCCGCTGGAAATATCTGGTTCACCCAGTTTTTTGCGCACAAGATTTCCAGGCTGGAACCTTCGGCGGCGCCCAAAATCGTCGATTACCCGATCCCCGGAAAAAGAAAGGGTCCCCACGATCTGGCGGTTGACGATAAAAAAGGCTGGGTCTGGTTTGTCCTGAATCATGCGGACAGCATCGGCCGTCTGGATCTTTCCCGCGCCAAACCGGGAACCGGCCAGGGGATCGAGGAGTTTAAAATACCGACGAAAGGAAGCCACCCCAACTCTCTGGCTCTGGATAGAGAAGGAAACGTCTGGTTCACGGAAATGGGGCACTTTTTTCGAGGCCAATATCACAACAAGATCGGAAAACTCATTCCCTAG
- a CDS encoding peptide ABC transporter substrate-binding protein, which produces MSVRAEPPTLDWTLATDSVSFNILTNLMEGLTQYTADLEAVPAVAKRWEFSENGRVITYYLRDDVFWSDGKPVTAGDFEYSWKRLLNPATAAQYAYFLFDIENAAEYNSGKITDSARVGVRALSPTVLEVKLKKPVVYFPSITTFMVTFPMRRDIVERYGDLWTEPGNIVTNGPFTLEEWKHEYKLTLKANERHYEGRPAIDRVLVYVVEEPTTALTLFETGELDILELPPVAIPHYKDSPDYKSLAQLRGYYYGFNVRKPPFDDVRVRQAFAHAIDRSRIPVILQGGEISTSSWIPKGMFAYNPDIGLKFDPQKARALLTEAGYSNGKGFPPTQAMFNTESRNRLIAEFLQAQWKEHLNLNIEFESQEWKVFLNRLNVDPPALFRLGWGADFPDPDNFMNLFISTSGNNRMRWTNSRYDALVAKGPVIRDPKERQALYDEAQVILTETDAAMIPLFIQVQNLLVSHRVQGFQMNSMELFYIKRIALQETGR; this is translated from the coding sequence ATGTCGGTCCGGGCCGAGCCGCCCACTCTGGATTGGACGCTGGCCACAGACAGCGTTTCCTTCAATATCCTCACCAATCTCATGGAAGGGCTCACTCAATACACGGCTGACCTGGAGGCGGTCCCGGCAGTTGCCAAACGCTGGGAGTTTTCTGAGAACGGCAGAGTCATCACCTATTATTTGCGCGACGATGTGTTCTGGAGCGATGGGAAACCCGTCACCGCCGGGGATTTTGAATACTCCTGGAAACGCCTGCTCAACCCGGCGACCGCCGCCCAGTATGCCTATTTCCTGTTTGATATTGAAAACGCCGCTGAATACAACTCCGGGAAAATCACCGATTCCGCCAGGGTTGGGGTGCGTGCACTCTCCCCCACGGTGCTGGAAGTCAAACTGAAGAAACCGGTGGTCTATTTCCCGAGCATCACCACCTTCATGGTGACGTTTCCCATGCGGAGGGACATTGTCGAGCGGTATGGCGATCTTTGGACGGAACCGGGAAACATCGTCACCAATGGACCTTTCACCCTGGAGGAATGGAAACACGAATACAAATTGACCCTAAAGGCTAATGAGCGCCATTACGAGGGGCGGCCGGCGATCGATAGGGTTCTGGTTTACGTTGTTGAAGAACCAACCACCGCGTTGACTCTTTTTGAAACCGGAGAACTGGATATTCTGGAACTGCCGCCTGTGGCCATCCCGCATTATAAAGACAGCCCGGATTACAAAAGCCTGGCGCAATTGCGGGGTTATTATTATGGTTTTAATGTGCGAAAACCGCCCTTTGACGATGTTCGTGTACGCCAGGCGTTCGCACACGCCATCGACCGGTCTCGAATTCCGGTTATTCTTCAGGGCGGCGAAATTTCCACCTCGTCATGGATTCCCAAAGGCATGTTCGCCTACAATCCGGATATCGGGCTGAAATTTGATCCCCAAAAAGCGCGCGCCCTTTTAACCGAAGCCGGGTATTCCAATGGCAAGGGTTTTCCTCCCACACAGGCCATGTTCAATACCGAAAGCCGCAACCGGCTCATCGCCGAATTCCTTCAGGCGCAATGGAAGGAGCACCTCAACTTGAACATTGAATTTGAAAGCCAGGAATGGAAAGTGTTTTTAAATCGTCTGAATGTGGACCCGCCGGCCCTGTTTCGATTGGGATGGGGGGCGGATTTTCCCGACCCGGATAACTTCATGAACCTGTTCATTTCTACCAGCGGCAACAACCGAATGCGCTGGACAAATTCCCGTTACGATGCACTGGTGGCAAAAGGGCCGGTCATTCGCGATCCCAAAGAGCGGCAAGCCTTGTATGATGAAGCACAGGTGATTTTGACGGAAACCGATGCGGCGATGATTCCTTTGTTCATCCAGGTGCAAAACCTGCTCGTCAGCCACCGTGTCCAGGGCTTCCAAATGAACTCCATGGAGCTTTTTTATATAAAAAGGATCGCATTGCAAGAGACCGGGCGTTGA
- the pepA gene encoding putative cytosol aminopeptidase — MIKTTVKTDNLLQHKTPCLVLFCPEEKKPAGDLKQIDQALNGSVAQAFKDKRFEGKPNQALLLNARGAMKPDNLLLVGIGKAKEVTEENIRQASGTAAKVAEGAKFKTLSYYLPDGALEKALTRDRKKSSSEAARAVAEGSYLALYHFDIYKSKEKDETPSRVEEIILLTDSRSAVGKLKQASEVAGKVADGVWQVRDLILEPSNKLTPSILANTAKKMAAKQKISCKVLREAEMKKLGMGSLLGVSKGSSEPPAFIILEYKGGKKNEAPIAIVGKAVTFDTGGISLKPAPNMDEMKKDMSGGAVTLGTLQVAASLKLPINLVGLIPSVENMPDGAAIKPGDILTSMSGKTIEVLNTDAEGRLILADALSYAARFKPKAVIDLATLTGAVIVALGSYAAGVMGTDDELIENLKASGTLTGEKLWQLPLWDEHDKETKSDIADLKNIASAGVGAGTTMGAAFLKPFAGDQPWAHIDIAGTSWTGKDKAYTPRGASGFGVRLLVNFLEQQSQGKKTKSSKKRGK; from the coding sequence ATGATAAAAACAACCGTTAAAACCGATAACCTGTTGCAACACAAAACCCCATGCCTTGTTCTTTTTTGCCCGGAAGAAAAAAAACCGGCGGGGGATTTAAAACAAATCGACCAGGCGCTCAACGGATCCGTGGCCCAGGCTTTTAAGGATAAACGTTTTGAAGGAAAGCCCAATCAGGCGTTACTTTTGAACGCGCGGGGCGCGATGAAACCGGACAACCTTCTTTTGGTTGGAATCGGCAAAGCCAAAGAAGTGACCGAGGAAAATATCCGGCAGGCATCCGGAACCGCCGCCAAAGTCGCGGAAGGCGCCAAATTCAAGACCCTGTCTTACTACCTTCCCGATGGAGCGCTGGAGAAAGCGTTGACGCGGGACCGGAAAAAATCCTCCAGTGAGGCCGCTCGCGCCGTGGCCGAGGGGAGCTACCTGGCTCTTTACCACTTCGACATTTATAAGAGTAAAGAAAAAGATGAGACCCCCAGCCGGGTCGAGGAAATCATTTTGCTCACCGATTCCCGTTCAGCGGTTGGAAAACTCAAGCAGGCCAGTGAGGTGGCGGGAAAAGTGGCGGATGGGGTCTGGCAGGTCCGTGACCTTATTCTGGAACCCAGCAACAAATTAACCCCTTCCATCTTAGCCAATACCGCCAAAAAAATGGCCGCCAAGCAAAAAATTTCATGCAAAGTTTTGCGCGAAGCAGAGATGAAAAAACTGGGAATGGGTTCCTTGCTCGGCGTGTCAAAGGGAAGCAGCGAACCGCCCGCATTCATCATTCTGGAATATAAAGGCGGAAAGAAGAATGAAGCGCCCATCGCCATTGTCGGGAAAGCCGTCACTTTCGACACCGGCGGGATTTCTTTAAAACCTGCGCCCAATATGGATGAAATGAAAAAAGACATGTCCGGCGGTGCCGTGACCCTGGGAACCCTGCAGGTTGCGGCGAGTTTGAAACTCCCGATTAATTTAGTGGGCTTGATCCCTTCCGTGGAAAACATGCCTGACGGCGCCGCCATCAAGCCTGGCGACATTTTGACCAGCATGTCAGGCAAAACCATCGAGGTGCTGAATACCGACGCGGAAGGCCGGTTGATTCTGGCGGATGCGTTGAGCTACGCGGCGCGCTTCAAGCCGAAGGCGGTCATTGACCTGGCGACTTTGACGGGAGCTGTGATCGTGGCTCTGGGTTCTTACGCCGCCGGTGTGATGGGCACCGATGATGAATTGATCGAAAATTTAAAAGCTTCAGGAACCCTGACCGGCGAAAAGCTGTGGCAACTGCCGCTTTGGGACGAGCACGATAAAGAAACCAAAAGCGATATCGCCGACCTTAAAAACATTGCGTCCGCAGGGGTGGGCGCCGGGACCACCATGGGGGCGGCTTTTTTAAAGCCGTTTGCAGGTGATCAACCCTGGGCGCACATCGATATCGCCGGAACTTCCTGGACCGGAAAGGACAAGGCCTACACTCCAAGGGGGGCCTCCGGATTCGGGGTGCGGCTTCTCGTTAATTTTCTGGAACAACAATCCCAGGGGAAAAAAACAAAATCATCCAAGAAACGTGGGAAATAA
- a CDS encoding carbamoyltransferase: MKILGLCTMGNSSAALVEDGKVIFATEEERLTRVKNDGSFPIKSIQAALDFAGIKLKDIDLICVYWERWNLLPRVSGVVKGVVNNPRTLGSKLNRIKTIFLQSNGNRAKETQNQGSWKDLFFVNSILEKEFGDFYAKTVFLDHHSCHIASAFEISGFDKSMILSYDGGGEGLSTLLGYQEGSTFTEILKERWPNSLGHYYSSFTGFLGFQMLEGEYKMMGLAPYGEPVYKDVILDKILRKEADGGYSLNTRILDYHQALEGQFSKELIRLLGNPRGKNDEFTKEHRNLAASIQAAYEEIVNHMISYGLKKFPGVKNICVVGGCGLNVTANGKIVDHLGFEKVFVPPAPHDAGCSVGAAILGHKKFGKVQDEIVMETAYLGESFSNEQIEKFLVENNYKVPEKFDEENLFKFVSEKISEGNVVAWFQGRSEFGPRALGNRSFLADPRNKNIQDLMNEKIKKRELFRPFAPSVKEECAADFFEIKQKSPFMNIVSNVREDKKSVIPAVTHIDGTARVHTVSEKSNFRYWHLIDEFEKITGVGLLLNTSFNIQEPIINTPAEAVRAFVRSGVDYLVLNDYVFDVAWKEAHR, from the coding sequence ATGAAAATTCTTGGACTTTGCACTATGGGAAACAGTTCCGCGGCTCTGGTCGAGGATGGCAAGGTGATCTTTGCCACCGAAGAAGAGCGGTTGACGCGGGTAAAAAACGACGGCTCGTTTCCCATAAAGTCAATTCAAGCAGCTCTCGATTTTGCAGGAATCAAGCTCAAAGACATCGATCTGATATGTGTGTATTGGGAGCGATGGAACCTGCTTCCGAGAGTATCCGGCGTGGTCAAAGGGGTGGTGAACAACCCGAGGACGCTTGGCTCCAAGCTGAACCGGATTAAAACCATCTTTTTGCAATCCAATGGAAACCGGGCAAAGGAGACACAAAACCAGGGAAGCTGGAAGGATCTTTTTTTCGTAAACAGTATTTTAGAAAAAGAGTTTGGTGATTTTTACGCAAAGACGGTGTTTCTCGATCATCATTCCTGTCACATCGCCTCCGCCTTTGAAATCTCGGGTTTTGATAAATCCATGATCCTCAGCTATGACGGAGGCGGCGAGGGATTATCGACCTTGCTGGGGTACCAGGAGGGCAGTACCTTCACGGAAATCCTCAAGGAACGGTGGCCGAATTCCCTGGGACATTATTACAGCTCCTTCACCGGGTTCCTTGGGTTCCAAATGCTGGAAGGCGAATACAAAATGATGGGTCTGGCGCCTTACGGCGAGCCGGTCTACAAAGATGTCATTTTAGACAAAATATTGCGAAAAGAAGCAGATGGCGGTTATTCCTTAAATACTAGAATTCTGGATTATCATCAGGCCCTTGAAGGCCAATTCTCAAAGGAACTGATCCGACTGCTCGGAAATCCGCGCGGAAAAAACGATGAGTTCACTAAAGAACACAGAAATCTCGCCGCGAGCATCCAGGCCGCTTATGAAGAAATCGTCAATCACATGATTTCCTACGGGTTAAAAAAGTTTCCCGGCGTTAAAAACATTTGCGTGGTCGGCGGCTGCGGGCTCAATGTGACCGCAAATGGAAAAATCGTCGACCATTTGGGGTTTGAAAAGGTTTTTGTGCCTCCGGCACCGCACGATGCGGGATGCTCTGTCGGCGCGGCTATCCTCGGGCATAAAAAGTTCGGCAAGGTTCAGGATGAAATCGTCATGGAAACGGCTTATCTCGGCGAGTCGTTTTCCAATGAACAAATCGAGAAATTTCTTGTTGAAAATAATTACAAGGTACCGGAAAAATTCGACGAAGAAAATCTATTCAAATTCGTGAGCGAAAAAATTTCCGAGGGCAATGTCGTTGCGTGGTTTCAAGGACGGTCGGAATTCGGCCCCCGGGCCCTGGGTAACCGTTCTTTTCTGGCGGACCCGCGCAATAAAAATATTCAGGACCTGATGAATGAAAAAATTAAAAAACGTGAACTGTTCCGGCCATTCGCGCCCTCCGTCAAGGAAGAATGTGCGGCGGATTTTTTTGAAATCAAACAAAAAAGCCCTTTCATGAATATCGTGTCCAATGTCAGGGAAGATAAAAAAAGCGTCATCCCTGCGGTGACCCATATCGACGGCACCGCGAGGGTGCACACGGTGTCCGAGAAAAGCAACTTCAGATACTGGCACCTGATCGACGAGTTTGAAAAGATTACCGGCGTGGGACTGCTGTTAAACACCTCTTTTAATATTCAAGAACCCATCATCAACACGCCCGCGGAAGCGGTCCGGGCTTTCGTCAGATCCGGCGTCGATTATCTTGTGTTGAACGATTATGTGTTTGATGTGGCCTGGAAGGAAGCGCACCGATGA
- the nuoF-1 gene encoding NADH dehydrogenase, which produces MEAVEEQAQATQEKQGTVKITVCLSLSGVAEGGQEVYKEFEKQIAAMSANAELGDRQCNMGQVGCRGYCSRDVLVDVYVPGEERVTYEKVKPEMVTKILKEHVVGGKVFKKAAAKEDYYEQLKKQSRVAMEFGGVIDPENIDEYIEVGGYESLKKVVTGMEPEEVIDEIIKSGLRGKGGGGFVTGHKWKKAANAPSYDGARYILVNGDEGNPASYMDRSVMEGSPHQMLEGLIIGAYAIGATEGIIYTRADYSIAVTRLNMAIEKAKERGFLGNNILGTDFSIDISVHEGVEAFIGGESTALMSSIEGKRPFPKAQPPHSTEKGLWGRPTLLNNAETWATVPAIIKKGADWYASMGTPNAKGCKTWAIAGNLKYNGLMELDMGLTFRQVIDDICGGIVKKKELKVVHVGGVTGGFLPPEKADITMDYESLLDAGVLMGQASFSAYDQSACVIDLAKFSMGFNEGETCGKCTPCRIGLTLIKNKLDDISEGRGKMEDLDKLQELCEEINVTSLCGLGETAVKCVLTGIKYFRKEYERHIVDQICDAAKCTGLYRYYVKEEECVACGACIKPCPTGAITGGTRKVAAHIDMDLCINCNACYEACGFLAIL; this is translated from the coding sequence ATGGAAGCTGTCGAAGAACAGGCACAGGCCACTCAAGAAAAACAGGGAACCGTCAAGATTACCGTTTGTCTCAGCCTGAGCGGCGTGGCCGAGGGCGGACAAGAAGTCTACAAAGAATTCGAAAAGCAAATTGCCGCCATGAGCGCCAATGCAGAACTCGGCGACCGGCAATGCAATATGGGCCAGGTGGGATGCCGGGGCTATTGCAGCCGCGATGTTCTGGTGGATGTCTACGTGCCGGGTGAAGAGCGCGTGACCTATGAAAAAGTCAAACCTGAAATGGTTACGAAAATTTTAAAAGAGCATGTTGTTGGCGGCAAGGTGTTCAAAAAAGCCGCGGCCAAGGAAGATTATTACGAACAGCTCAAAAAACAGAGCCGGGTGGCGATGGAGTTCGGCGGCGTCATCGACCCTGAAAACATCGACGAATATATCGAAGTGGGCGGCTACGAGTCGCTGAAAAAAGTCGTCACCGGAATGGAGCCGGAAGAAGTGATCGACGAGATCATAAAGTCCGGTCTGCGCGGCAAAGGCGGCGGCGGATTCGTCACCGGCCATAAGTGGAAAAAAGCCGCCAACGCCCCTTCCTACGACGGGGCGCGTTACATTCTGGTCAACGGCGACGAAGGCAATCCGGCCTCCTATATGGACCGCAGTGTCATGGAAGGCTCTCCGCACCAGATGCTGGAAGGATTGATCATCGGCGCTTATGCTATTGGCGCAACGGAAGGCATCATTTATACCCGTGCCGACTACTCCATCGCGGTCACGCGTTTGAACATGGCTATTGAGAAGGCCAAGGAACGCGGATTTCTGGGTAACAACATTCTGGGAACGGATTTCAGCATCGACATCTCCGTGCATGAAGGGGTTGAAGCTTTCATCGGCGGGGAATCCACCGCGCTGATGTCTTCCATTGAAGGCAAACGCCCGTTTCCGAAGGCGCAGCCGCCGCATTCCACGGAAAAAGGTTTGTGGGGTCGCCCCACACTGTTGAACAACGCTGAGACCTGGGCAACGGTTCCCGCTATCATCAAAAAGGGCGCCGACTGGTACGCCAGCATGGGCACGCCCAACGCCAAGGGATGCAAAACCTGGGCGATCGCTGGCAACCTCAAATACAACGGTCTCATGGAGCTGGATATGGGGCTGACGTTCCGGCAGGTCATCGACGACATCTGCGGCGGCATCGTCAAGAAAAAGGAACTCAAGGTCGTGCATGTCGGCGGGGTCACCGGCGGTTTTCTGCCTCCCGAGAAGGCGGACATCACCATGGACTATGAAAGCCTTTTGGACGCCGGAGTTCTCATGGGACAGGCGAGTTTTTCCGCCTATGACCAGTCGGCGTGTGTCATCGACCTGGCCAAATTTTCCATGGGCTTCAACGAGGGTGAAACCTGTGGCAAGTGCACCCCCTGCCGGATCGGGCTGACGCTGATCAAAAATAAGCTGGACGACATTTCTGAAGGCCGGGGCAAAATGGAGGACCTGGACAAGCTTCAGGAACTTTGCGAAGAGATCAATGTGACCTCACTGTGCGGTCTCGGAGAAACGGCAGTCAAATGCGTATTGACCGGGATCAAATATTTCCGCAAGGAATACGAGAGGCACATCGTCGATCAGATATGCGACGCGGCGAAATGCACCGGGCTGTACCGCTATTACGTGAAAGAGGAAGAATGCGTGGCCTGCGGGGCCTGCATCAAGCCTTGCCCGACAGGGGCCATCACCGGCGGAACCCGGAAGGTGGCGGCGCACATCGATATGGACCTTTGCATCAACTGCAACGCCTGCTACGAAGCCTGCGGTTTCCTGGCCATTTTATAA